CCTGCATAGCAAAAACTACAGCCATATACTCAGCTACATTATTTGTTGTAACTCCTATGTCTTGAGAAAATTCCCTTACCTTCTTCCCTTCACAAAAAAACACAATACCGATACCTGCTTTTCCTGGATTACCTTTAGATGCCCCATCAACGTATATAGTTAACTCATCCATCTAATTATTTTCCTTTATATACAGTATACGCGAACATCTCTCACATACAGCAACTCCGTTACCAGCCTTTGTATTATTTATAATCTGTGGAGGTAATTCCATATGACAGCCTCCACATGTTCCATCACTAATATTCACAATACCCACTCCATTCTTCAAATCTCTAATTCTTTCATATTTGGCTACAATAGCGTCACTTATAGCACTAACTAAATTCTTTCGATCTTCTTGCCTTTTTTGAAGCTCCTGTTCAATCTGGTCTACCTTCTTCTTATTATCTTGCTCTTCCTGTTCAAGTTTTCCATTCTCCAGCTTAATCTCCTCTGCCTTTTTTTCTATATTCTCATGTGCTACATCTGATTGTTCCATTAATGAGAGTATCTCATCTTCTAATATAGAATTTTTCTCTTGTATTTGTTCAATCTCATGCTGCAAAGAGGTATATTCTTTATTCGTCTTAACAGAATACTGTTGTGTTT
This genomic stretch from bacterium harbors:
- a CDS encoding C4-type zinc ribbon domain-containing protein, which translates into the protein MTELENDIKLLVNVQDLDEQIKNLDTEIKRIPKEMDAHYRSFKAKKDELAVLESEFVEIQKNRKLKEVELDSGTEAIKKYKTQQYSVKTNKEYTSLQHEIEQIQEKNSILEDEILSLMEQSDVAHENIEKKAEEIKLENGKLEQEEQDNKKKVDQIEQELQKRQEDRKNLVSAISDAIVAKYERIRDLKNGVGIVNISDGTCGGCHMELPPQIINNTKAGNGVAVCERCSRILYIKENN